The genomic window GGGCCGGGACTGCACAGCCGTCCGTCGGCGAGCTTCTTGATGGCGGCGAGCGCCGGGTCGAGACGCGGCGATGAACCCACGGCCATCCAGCCGGCGCGCCAGCCGGGCGCCAGGTACGCCTTCGACAGGCTCGAATAGGAAATGATCGCCGCGTCGTTGTCGAGCGCCGCCATGGCCGGCACCGGACCCGCATAGGCGAGGTCGCCGTACACCTCGTCGGCGAGAATGACCAGGCCGTGCTCTTCGGACAGATCGATCAGCGCGCGGCGCATGGCTTCGGGATAAATCGCCCCGGTCGGGTTGTTGGGATCGATCACGACGAGCGCGCGCGTCTTCGGGTTGATCAGGCTGCGAATGTGATCGAGATCCGGCTGCCAGTCGCGCGTGTGGTCGGTGCGGTAGTACACCGGCTGCGCGCCAATCTTCGCGAGCACCGCGGTGTAGAGCGGATAGGTCGGCGACGGCACCAGCACCTCTTCGCCTTCGTCCACGATGCCGGTCAGTGCCAGCTCAATGCCTTCGGACGTGCCCGACGTGATCAGCACGCGATCGGCATCGACGTTGACGCCGCGCGCGACGAAGTCGGCGGCCGCGGCTTCACGCGCCGAAGCAATGCCGGGCGACGGCGTGTAGCCGTTGTGCCCGTCGCGCATGGCCTTGGCGACGGCCTCGATCAAATGCGGCGGCGTGAGAAAACCAAACTGGTTCGGATCACCAATGTTCAGGTACCGGACCGTCATGCCGGTTTGCTCGACCTTCTTCGCCTCGACCACGATGTTGCGAATGGCGTAGGTAAAACGATCGACGCGCTTTGCGGTCCTGATGGCCTCGGTAGCTACTGACATGACCGCCCGATCTTATCAAGGGCCTAGGCACCCTAGGCACCTTAGGCACCTTAGGCACCCTAGGCACCCTAGGCACCTTATTTCTGTAGTGTAAAAGCTACACGTTTACACCCATCCACAGCCTCGCCAAACTCATCTGTGTCAGGCAAACTGCTGCATCCAAATGATTTACCTGTTTGGCACCAAACTTGGAGATAGGTCTGACATGCGGCGGTTCCTCCTGGCCCTCGCGCTGATGACCCATCCGGTTGTCGGCTGGGCGCAGGAGGCTCCTCGGTCGCAGGCGACGTTTCGCTCAGGTGTGGACCTTGTCACGGTAAGCGCGACGGTGCGCAACAGCAAAGGACGACTGGTGACCAATCTCACCAAGCAGGACTTCGAAGTGATCGACCGTGGCGAGCGCCGCGCGATCAGCGAGTTCCGCTCCGAGCGTGCGCCCTTGAGCCTGGCGATTCTCTTCGACGTGAGCGGCAGCATGGATATTGCCGGCCGCTCGACCGCTGCGAGATTTGCGGCCTTTCATCTGCTGAATTCGCTCGATGAAGGCCGCGACGAAGCCGGGCTGTTCGCGTTTGACAGCCGGCTACGCGAGGTGGCCCCGTTTACGGTCGATACGCGTGCCCTCAAGGGTGCGCTGGGGGAGGTCGATCCATTCGGGGCCACCTCGTTACATGACGCGATTTCGGCGGCGGCCGAACGGGTGGCGACTCGCCCGATGTCCCGCCGCGCAGTGGTGGTGTTGACCGACGGCATCGATACGTCGAGCCAGCTGACGCCGGCGCAGGTGTCGGCAACAGCAGCGGCCATCGACGTGCCCGTCTACATCATCGCCGTGGTCTTGCCAATCGACGATCCGGGCTCCGATCGCGCCACCCCAGGCTCACAGCGGCAGGCCCCTGCGTCGGTTGGCACAATTGAGGACCTCGCGCGCTGGACCGGCGGTGCGCTGCACTACAGCAGCACCTCGGCGTCGGCCTACAAGGCCGCGCGCTCGGTCATCGATGAACTGCGCCACCTGTATTTGATTGCGTTCGAGCCTGGCGCGGCTCCGGGGTGGCACCCGCTCGAGATTCGGATGTCGCAGAAGGATTTGGTCGTGCGGACCCGCGGCGGCTACGTCGCCGGGCCGGGCAGTCGTTAAGTTGAACCGTCGGAACTCTTTAGAGGAGATGCATATGCGTAAGTCCCTGTTCGTCGTCGGCATCATTACCATCCTTGGCGTTGCGCCGGCGTGCGCGACCAAGGGCTTCGTCCGCACCTCGGTCGGTGAAGTGAACGACAAGGTGGCCACCATGGGCACGTCGCTCGAAGAGACCCAGGAGCGCGTGCGCACGGCCGAAGGCAAGATCGTTGAAGTGGACGGCAAGGCCGTGGCCGCCAACGAAGCGGCCGCCAAGGCCAACGCCGCCGCCGCCGACGCGGCCAACAAGGCCGCGGAAGTCGGCACGACCGCCGAACGCCGCGCCGCCGGCATCGAAGCCGAGACGCGCAAGCTGATCTTCGAAACCGTGCTCAGCGAAGACCAGGGCAAGTTCCGGCTGGGCAAGGCTGACCTGCCGGAAGACGCCGCCGTGGCGCTCGACGCGATGGTGAACAACCTCAAGGCCGACAAGAAGGCCGTGTGGGTGGAAATCGAAGGCCACACCGACAACGTCGGCGACGCGAAGTACAACGAACAGCTCGGCCTGATGCGCGCCGAAGCCGTGAAGCGCTATCTCTACGAGAAGCACCAGGTGCCGCTGCACAAGATCAACGTGATCAGCTACGGCGAAGAGAAGCCGGTGGCGCCGAACAACACCCGCGACGGCCGCGCCCAGAACCGCCGCGTCGTGATCAAGGTCCTCGCCTAGTTACCCGAGCGAGGACGAGCCGGGACGACACCAGAACCCGGACGGGAAGACACTGCTTGACGGGGGGCACTACTTGTCGGGACCGCTGGTCTTGATGGGAAGTGCCTCCCGACAGGCAACACCCTCCCGACAGGCATCCCCCTCCCGACAAGCATTTCCCTCCCGGCAGGTTTCATGAGTTAAGCTTTTAACGCCTCATGAAACTCAGCGTCGTCATGCCGGCCTACAACGAGCAGGCCACCATCCGCACCATCGTCGCGCGCGTGCTCGCCGTGGACCTCGGTCCCGTCGAGAAGGAGCTCGTGATCGTGGACGATGGGTCGAAGGACGGGACGCGCGACATCCTGAAGAAACTGGACGGCCAGGCCGGGGTGCGCGTGTTGTTCCAGCCGCACAACCAGGGCAAGGGCGCGGCGGTGTGGCGCGGCATCCGCGAGGCGACCGGCGACATGGTGATCATCCAGGACGCCGACCTCGAATACGACCCGAACGAATATCCCGTGCTGATCCGGCCGATTCTCGACGGCCAGGCTGACGTCGTGTACGGGTCGCGGTTCCTCGGCCACGCGCGCGGCCACCGCGTGCTCTATTTCTGGCACTCGGTCGGCAACAAGATGCTGACGACGCTCTCCAACATGTTCAGTGACTTGAACCTCACCGACATGGAGACCTGCTACAAGGTGATGCTGAAGTCGTACGCCGACCGGCTCGACCTGCAGTCGAAGGATTTTGGCATCGAGCCCGAAATTACCCAGAAGATGTCGGCCATGCGCGCGCGCATTTACGAGGTACCCATCTCGTACAACGGCCGGACCTACGAAGAGGGCAAGAAGATCGGGCTGAAGGACGCCTTCAAGGCGGTCTACACGATTCTTCGCTTCTGGGGATGGCAGCCTAAATAGTTACCGACGGGAGGGCAATGCCCGACGGGGCGACACTCTCTGACGGGGCGGCACGACTTGTCGGGACAGTCCCGTCAAGCAGCTCCGTCCCGTCAAGGCGTGCGACCCCGTCAAGAAGTGCCTTCCCGTGAGGTCCGGTGAGCGCTAAGGCACGCGAACGACTTGTCCCCTGATCTCGCCGCCGGCGTTGTTCGTGCTGTGCACGTTCAGGTAGATGTTGCCGAGCTGCAGGGCCTGCAGGAAGTCCTCCCACGAGTTGATGCCCTGGGCGGCGCGGGGCACGAGGTCGGTCGCCGACGCCGTGCCGGTGAGGCCGTAGTCGTTTGAAATGCCGGCCGACACCGTGATGTTCACCACGACCGGGCCCGACACGCCGGCCGCGCCGACGTGGAAGTGCGCAGCCGTGGTGCCCACCGGCATGTTGTAGACATCCACGCGGTAGGTCACGACGCCGGTGGCCTGGTTCAACGCGATCGTGGCCGTTCCTGCCGCGCCGGTCACCACACCGGGCACTTCGCTGCCACCCGACAGGTTTGCGGTGAAGTTCATTTGCTGGGCCTGCGCCTGGCTCGAAACCAGCAGCGCGAACACGCCCGCCATTGCCAGAGTCCATACACGTTGCATCTCAATCGCTCCTTTGTCGCCCGGAATAATTTTTGGCGCGCCGCGAGGCAACCCTTCCACCTTCGCGCCGACGCTACGGCGGACAAGGAAAGGCGCCTCCAGAGAAACTGGAAGCAGAATGCAGGCCAGCAGCTAAGTAGTTGCGAAAGAGTGGCTTACGGAAGACAACCAGGCTGGAATGGTTA from Acidobacteriota bacterium includes these protein-coding regions:
- a CDS encoding aminotransferase class I/II-fold pyridoxal phosphate-dependent enzyme, with the protein product MSVATEAIRTAKRVDRFTYAIRNIVVEAKKVEQTGMTVRYLNIGDPNQFGFLTPPHLIEAVAKAMRDGHNGYTPSPGIASAREAAAADFVARGVNVDADRVLITSGTSEGIELALTGIVDEGEEVLVPSPTYPLYTAVLAKIGAQPVYYRTDHTRDWQPDLDHIRSLINPKTRALVVIDPNNPTGAIYPEAMRRALIDLSEEHGLVILADEVYGDLAYAGPVPAMAALDNDAAIISYSSLSKAYLAPGWRAGWMAVGSSPRLDPALAAIKKLADGRLCSPGPMQFAVTAALTGDRSHQVSFRQQLRERAELTTARMNAIPGLSCVAPRGAFYAMPKVDLPPGKTDVDFVLGLLRAKGILCVYGSGFGTAPEDGFFRIVFLAPPAELSAIYDEVAAFTKELLGH
- a CDS encoding VWA domain-containing protein, with protein sequence MRRFLLALALMTHPVVGWAQEAPRSQATFRSGVDLVTVSATVRNSKGRLVTNLTKQDFEVIDRGERRAISEFRSERAPLSLAILFDVSGSMDIAGRSTAARFAAFHLLNSLDEGRDEAGLFAFDSRLREVAPFTVDTRALKGALGEVDPFGATSLHDAISAAAERVATRPMSRRAVVVLTDGIDTSSQLTPAQVSATAAAIDVPVYIIAVVLPIDDPGSDRATPGSQRQAPASVGTIEDLARWTGGALHYSSTSASAYKAARSVIDELRHLYLIAFEPGAAPGWHPLEIRMSQKDLVVRTRGGYVAGPGSR
- a CDS encoding OmpA family protein, which produces MRKSLFVVGIITILGVAPACATKGFVRTSVGEVNDKVATMGTSLEETQERVRTAEGKIVEVDGKAVAANEAAAKANAAAADAANKAAEVGTTAERRAAGIEAETRKLIFETVLSEDQGKFRLGKADLPEDAAVALDAMVNNLKADKKAVWVEIEGHTDNVGDAKYNEQLGLMRAEAVKRYLYEKHQVPLHKINVISYGEEKPVAPNNTRDGRAQNRRVVIKVLA
- a CDS encoding glycosyltransferase family 2 protein, which translates into the protein MKLSVVMPAYNEQATIRTIVARVLAVDLGPVEKELVIVDDGSKDGTRDILKKLDGQAGVRVLFQPHNQGKGAAVWRGIREATGDMVIIQDADLEYDPNEYPVLIRPILDGQADVVYGSRFLGHARGHRVLYFWHSVGNKMLTTLSNMFSDLNLTDMETCYKVMLKSYADRLDLQSKDFGIEPEITQKMSAMRARIYEVPISYNGRTYEEGKKIGLKDAFKAVYTILRFWGWQPK
- a CDS encoding CHRD domain-containing protein, with protein sequence MAGVFALLVSSQAQAQQMNFTANLSGGSEVPGVVTGAAGTATIALNQATGVVTYRVDVYNMPVGTTAAHFHVGAAGVSGPVVVNITVSAGISNDYGLTGTASATDLVPRAAQGINSWEDFLQALQLGNIYLNVHSTNNAGGEIRGQVVRVP